One genomic window of Quercus lobata isolate SW786 chromosome 9, ValleyOak3.0 Primary Assembly, whole genome shotgun sequence includes the following:
- the LOC115959623 gene encoding F-box protein PP2-B10-like: protein MEREREGERNGVDISVLPEGCISNIVSLTSPKDACTACAVSPIFRAAAESNAVWETFLPPDYQAIITRSSSTSLDSSNFSSKKQLYLSLSDNPILIDDNKKSFFLDKSSGKKCYLLAARDLCIVWGGTPQYWRWISLPESRFPEVAKLLDEWWFDIRGKIHTSMLSPNTNYAAYLVYKLARRAYGFTNPPPKASVGKSGEGEDYKQTVCLCMPAVEPSQQDQVVLPQQHTSHPKLRKDGWLEIELGQFFNKGGEDELQIRLMEVEAGTQKTGLIVEGIEIRPTKG from the exons atggaaagagagagagaaggagaaaggaATGGTGTGGACATATCAGTATTACCAGAGGGATGCATATCGAACATAGTATCATTGACGAGTCCTAAGGATGCTTGCACAGCTTGTGCGGTTTCTCCTATATTCCGTGCGGCTGCCGAGTCCAACGCTGTCTGGGAGACGTTCTTGCCGCCCGATTATCAAGCCATCATTACTCGATCATCATCAACTTCATTGGATTCCTCGAACTTCTCTTCAAAGAAACAGCTCTACCTCAGTCTCTCCGATAACCCCATCTTGATCGACGATAATAAAAAG AGCTTTTTCTTGGACAAATCGAGTGGTAAGAAATGTTACCTTCTTGCTGCAAGGGACCTTTGCATTGTATGGGGTGGCACTCCTCAGTATTGGAGATGGATTTCTTTACCTGAATCTAG GTTCCCAGAGGTAGCTAAACTTTTAGATGAGTGGTGGTTTGACATCCGTGGCAAGATACATACTTCCATGCTGTCTCCGAATACAAACTATGCCGCTTACCTTGTGTACAAATTGGCGAGAAGAGCCTATGGATTTACTAACCCTCCTCCAAAGGCTTCAGTTGGAAAAAGTGGAGAAGGTGAAGACTATAAACAAACTGTTTGTTTGTGCATGCCTGCTGTGGAGCCAAGCCAGCAAGACCAGGTTGTACTGCCGCAGCAGCACACTTCACATCCGAAACTGAGAAAAGATGGGTGGTTAGAGATTGAATTGGGTCAGTTTTTCAATAAGGGAGGAGAAGATGAACTGCAGATTAGACTTATGGAGGTAGAAGCTGGTACCCAAAAGACTGGTCTCATTGTTGAAGGGATCGAGATCAGACCAACAAAGGGGTGA